In Flavobacterium sp. CS20, a single window of DNA contains:
- a CDS encoding NAD(P)/FAD-dependent oxidoreductase, with the protein MKERILIVGGGLSGLTLAYLLSKRNIEAKVLEASPRLGGRIQTIKGTLETPLELGATWFSDMHKNMFNLLNELGLQKYEQFSKGKSLFQTKSFEPPQEFFVPASQSPSYRIADGTQALIDALANQLDNENIKLNTKVKAITDIGNALEVKISKGQKIQADKVILCVPPQLVDSQIQFSPELPNSVTKVLPTVHTWMAGSIKFVLEYNNPFWRNNGHSGMLFSHSGIVSEMHDHTNAKENKFGFTGFLNGGAISYSQEVRKEFVIRQLSELLGNEVLNYSSYSDKVWSDKFVVSESQTILRPHQNNGHSLSQNSYMNDKLFFSGTETATEFGGYMEGAIISAFKVNKRIKLVSKE; encoded by the coding sequence TTGAAAGAGCGTATTTTAATTGTTGGTGGTGGTTTAAGTGGGCTAACTTTAGCCTATTTGCTTTCAAAAAGAAATATAGAAGCAAAGGTTTTAGAAGCCTCACCAAGACTTGGTGGACGTATTCAAACTATAAAAGGAACATTAGAAACACCTTTGGAATTAGGTGCTACTTGGTTTTCGGATATGCATAAGAATATGTTTAATCTATTAAATGAATTAGGCTTACAGAAATATGAACAGTTTTCTAAAGGCAAATCTTTATTTCAAACCAAATCATTCGAGCCACCACAAGAATTTTTTGTACCAGCATCTCAAAGCCCATCCTATAGAATAGCAGACGGAACGCAAGCACTAATTGATGCATTGGCGAATCAATTAGATAATGAAAACATAAAACTAAACACCAAAGTTAAAGCGATTACGGACATTGGCAATGCGTTGGAAGTCAAAATTTCTAAAGGTCAAAAAATTCAAGCAGATAAAGTTATATTATGTGTACCACCACAATTGGTAGATTCACAAATTCAATTTTCACCCGAACTGCCGAATTCAGTTACGAAAGTTCTGCCCACAGTTCATACTTGGATGGCTGGTTCTATAAAGTTCGTTTTAGAATACAACAACCCTTTTTGGCGGAATAATGGGCATTCAGGAATGTTGTTTAGTCACTCTGGTATTGTTAGCGAAATGCACGACCATACAAATGCAAAAGAAAATAAATTTGGTTTCACAGGATTTTTAAATGGAGGTGCGATTTCTTATTCTCAAGAAGTTAGAAAAGAATTTGTCATACGACAACTATCAGAACTTCTTGGCAATGAAGTTTTAAATTACAGTAGTTATTCTGACAAGGTTTGGTCAGACAAATTTGTTGTGAGCGAAAGCCAAACTATTCTTAGACCACATCAAAATAATGGACATTCCTTGTCGCAAAATAGTTATATGAATGATAAATTATTCTTCTCTGGAACGGAAACAGCAACAGAATTTG